The proteins below come from a single bacterium genomic window:
- a CDS encoding PAS domain S-box protein, with protein MSLPDVEEIDRPAAPRTLATLIEASPLAIVTFDPEGVVTMWSPAAERIFGWSENEALGTRLPFVPAEKQEEFLALRRRALLGEVFTEPELHRRRADGSPIVVSVSTSPLRRPDGTIYGIMSILMDVTEHKSAGDEEVVRQLARKVREVLDPAGPRGNLRHDPR; from the coding sequence ATGTCTTTACCCGACGTCGAAGAGATCGACCGCCCGGCGGCGCCCCGGACACTCGCCACCCTCATCGAGGCGTCCCCGCTGGCGATCGTCACATTCGATCCCGAAGGCGTCGTCACGATGTGGAGCCCGGCGGCCGAGCGGATCTTCGGGTGGTCCGAGAACGAGGCCCTCGGGACGCGCCTCCCCTTCGTTCCGGCCGAGAAGCAGGAGGAGTTCCTCGCGCTTCGCCGGCGCGCCCTCCTTGGGGAGGTGTTCACCGAGCCCGAGCTGCACCGGCGGCGGGCAGACGGATCCCCGATCGTCGTGAGCGTGTCGACCTCCCCCCTTCGCCGGCCGGACGGGACCATCTACGGGATCATGTCGATCCTGATGGACGTCACCGAACACAAGTCGGCCGGGGACGAGGAGGTGGTGCGACAGCTCGCCCGGAAGGTGCGGGAGGTGCTGGACCCCGCCGGCCCACGGGGCAACCTGCGACACGATCCGCGATAA
- the metW gene encoding methionine biosynthesis protein MetW: protein MSPAGTRIDHDIILDIVPRGAKVLDLGCGDGSLLEKMVRTKDVRGSGIEISDEGIRECIARGLAVLQEDIDHGLKDYPDRSFDYIILNQTLQAVKKPHVVLSEMLRVGEKAVVGFPNFAHWKMRTYLLLRGRMPKTEYLPYEWYDTPNIHFCTVTDFEEYCRKYSLRVEQRVYLSNDRGGRVLRGFAPNLFAESAVYLLSRTESPLQFAR from the coding sequence TTGAGCCCGGCAGGGACAAGGATAGACCACGACATCATCCTCGACATCGTCCCGCGCGGCGCGAAGGTGCTCGACCTCGGGTGCGGCGACGGGTCGCTCCTCGAGAAGATGGTGCGCACGAAGGATGTCCGCGGCAGCGGCATCGAGATCTCGGACGAGGGGATCCGGGAATGCATCGCCAGGGGGCTCGCCGTCCTGCAGGAAGACATCGACCACGGGTTGAAGGATTACCCCGACCGGTCGTTCGACTACATCATCCTCAACCAGACGCTGCAGGCGGTGAAGAAGCCCCACGTCGTCCTGTCGGAGATGCTGCGCGTGGGGGAGAAGGCCGTGGTCGGGTTCCCAAATTTCGCCCACTGGAAGATGAGGACGTACCTGCTGCTGCGCGGCCGGATGCCGAAGACGGAGTATCTCCCCTACGAATGGTACGACACGCCGAACATTCACTTCTGCACCGTGACGGATTTCGAGGAGTATTGCCGGAAGTACTCCCTGCGGGTGGAGCAACGGGTCTACCTCTCCAACGACCGCGGGGGGAGGGTGTTGCGCGGGTTCGCCCCCAACCTGTTCGCGGAGTCCGCGGTCTACCTCCTTTCACGGACCGAATCGCCGTTGCAATTCGCGCGCTGA
- a CDS encoding CoA pyrophosphatase yields the protein MGGLSCHGGDAVLTDRFFGKLRGALSPVAVSDPLPPGLRSAGVLVPLRTSGGEVTVTLARRTERVPHHKGQICFPGGSRDPGDRDLLATAMREAEEEMGIRSEDVELLGAMERVPTVTGFCIQPFVARIAQDARFHLDGFEVAETFDAPLSAFTDFSRYRAAGTTFLGKPYMVYFLDYDRFTIWGATARILHSLAELALRLPPCGAAV from the coding sequence TTGGGAGGTCTTTCCTGTCATGGCGGTGACGCGGTGTTGACGGACCGGTTCTTCGGGAAGCTCCGGGGCGCGCTTTCCCCGGTCGCCGTTTCGGATCCGCTACCCCCGGGCCTGCGGTCCGCGGGGGTCCTCGTCCCGCTGCGGACTTCCGGCGGAGAGGTCACCGTGACGCTCGCCCGGAGGACGGAGCGCGTCCCTCACCACAAGGGGCAAATCTGCTTCCCGGGCGGCAGCCGGGACCCCGGCGACCGGGACCTGCTGGCCACCGCGATGCGCGAGGCGGAAGAGGAGATGGGAATCAGAAGCGAAGACGTGGAACTTCTCGGGGCGATGGAACGGGTCCCCACGGTCACCGGGTTCTGCATCCAGCCGTTCGTCGCCCGGATCGCGCAAGACGCGCGGTTCCACCTGGACGGGTTCGAGGTGGCGGAGACGTTCGATGCCCCGCTGTCGGCCTTCACCGACTTCTCCCGGTACCGTGCCGCCGGGACGACCTTCCTCGGGAAACCGTACATGGTGTACTTCCTCGACTACGACCGCTTCACGATCTGGGGGGCGACGGCCCGCATCCTCCACAGCCTCGCGGAACTCGCCTTGCGCCTGCCGCCCTGCGGCGCGGCGGTTTGA
- a CDS encoding biotin/lipoyl-containing protein, with product MLGALKKKGYRKVLKTLRDGKAIWLTNTGPRDTGQSDFKNRFTLHDLSRLMPVYDASGYFSIEVHGGARLHQNLMNNMIHPFEEARLFSARMPNVLTQTLIRSTNVWGYRMYPRNIVRLAVESFLPAIDVWRCFDFLNYVPNMAPVAEEVLRGGKIFSPAISFTEAPECSDAYYLRVLKEIVSLCGGTRDIILCVKDMAGVGSPARIRRLIDAFLQKYPGLVIQYHRHSTDGLAIPAIAEAAAAGAKLFDVTDDAFSRFYGHPPVRPLVRYLRELGYDVRLDMERADEASDTIRGFIRSYGRFESQFKGFSSDVTVHRMPGGAFPSSFEQAEKGGFLDLMPYILKGMSYGNRIIKYFDVTPGSQITWTTWAGILQRTHKEAGEHGIRRLFSVLDRFFESGERLEALSHADENLLLRLYAGATDDLKNLLLGKYGPLPFGWPREWVYRSVFGEEGAAKAKAERVESSPLSLLPDEDLEKSRVAMEAELGCPATQEEFVLYLMHPKAAVDFLKFRQRYGDTTILPTGVWFHGLRKPGDQVTITIGSKPHEIRLVSIGEGVGGVKHVVLSVDNIMHVFPVDLPEVAAARKEVRKASPGKKGEIGAIVTGTVWRIGTKDRVLKEGDRLRKGEEVMNIEVMKTENAVKSPLAGVIRELCVKVNDRVEEGQLLASIDPGGD from the coding sequence ATGCTCGGCGCCCTGAAGAAGAAAGGGTACCGGAAGGTCCTCAAGACCCTCCGGGACGGCAAGGCGATCTGGCTGACGAACACGGGGCCGCGCGACACCGGCCAGAGCGACTTCAAGAACCGGTTCACCCTTCACGACCTGTCCCGCCTGATGCCGGTCTACGACGCCTCGGGATACTTCTCCATCGAGGTCCACGGCGGGGCCCGCCTCCACCAGAACCTGATGAACAACATGATCCATCCGTTCGAGGAGGCGCGGCTCTTCTCCGCGCGGATGCCGAACGTCCTGACCCAGACGCTCATCCGGTCGACGAACGTCTGGGGGTACCGGATGTACCCGCGCAACATCGTGCGGCTGGCGGTCGAGTCGTTCCTCCCCGCGATCGACGTGTGGCGCTGCTTCGACTTCCTGAACTACGTCCCGAACATGGCGCCGGTCGCCGAGGAGGTGCTTCGCGGCGGGAAGATCTTCTCGCCCGCCATCTCCTTCACCGAGGCCCCGGAGTGTTCGGACGCCTACTACCTCCGGGTGTTGAAGGAGATCGTGTCGCTGTGCGGCGGCACGAGGGACATCATTTTGTGCGTCAAGGACATGGCCGGCGTCGGCTCCCCGGCGCGGATCCGGCGGCTGATCGACGCCTTTTTGCAAAAGTATCCGGGGCTGGTCATCCAGTACCACCGGCACTCCACGGACGGGCTGGCGATCCCGGCGATCGCGGAGGCGGCCGCGGCGGGGGCGAAGCTGTTCGATGTCACCGACGACGCTTTCTCCCGCTTCTACGGCCACCCGCCGGTGCGGCCTCTCGTGCGCTACCTGCGCGAGCTCGGGTACGACGTCCGGCTCGACATGGAGCGCGCCGACGAGGCGTCCGACACTATCCGCGGCTTCATCAGGAGCTACGGGCGGTTCGAATCCCAGTTCAAGGGGTTCAGCAGCGACGTGACGGTCCACCGGATGCCGGGCGGCGCCTTCCCCTCCTCGTTCGAGCAGGCGGAGAAGGGAGGCTTCCTCGACCTCATGCCGTACATCCTGAAGGGGATGTCGTACGGGAACCGGATCATCAAGTATTTCGACGTCACCCCCGGGTCGCAGATCACCTGGACCACGTGGGCGGGGATCCTCCAGCGCACCCACAAGGAGGCGGGGGAGCACGGCATCCGGCGTCTCTTCTCCGTCCTGGACCGGTTCTTCGAGTCGGGCGAGCGGCTCGAGGCGCTCTCCCACGCGGACGAGAACCTTCTCCTGAGGCTCTACGCGGGGGCGACGGACGACCTGAAGAACCTGCTGCTCGGGAAGTACGGCCCGCTCCCGTTCGGCTGGCCGAGGGAGTGGGTCTACCGGTCCGTCTTCGGCGAGGAGGGAGCGGCGAAGGCGAAGGCCGAGCGGGTCGAATCGTCGCCGCTGTCGCTGCTCCCGGACGAGGACCTCGAAAAGTCGAGGGTGGCGATGGAGGCGGAGCTCGGGTGTCCCGCCACGCAGGAGGAGTTCGTCCTGTACCTGATGCACCCGAAGGCGGCGGTCGACTTCCTCAAGTTCCGGCAGCGGTACGGCGACACCACCATTCTCCCCACCGGCGTCTGGTTCCATGGGTTGCGCAAGCCTGGCGACCAGGTGACGATCACGATCGGGAGCAAGCCGCACGAGATCCGGCTGGTCTCCATCGGCGAGGGGGTGGGCGGAGTGAAGCACGTCGTCCTGTCGGTGGACAACATCATGCACGTCTTCCCCGTCGACCTTCCGGAGGTCGCGGCGGCGCGCAAGGAGGTCCGGAAGGCGTCACCGGGGAAGAAGGGGGAGATCGGTGCGATCGTCACCGGAACGGTGTGGAGAATCGGGACGAAGGACCGGGTGCTGAAGGAAGGGGACCGCCTCCGCAAGGGCGAGGAGGTCATGAACATCGAGGTGATGAAGACCGAGAACGCCGTGAAGTCCCCCTTGGCGGGCGTCATCCGCGAGCTGTGCGTCAAAGTGAACGATCGGGTCGAGGAGGGGCAGCTCCTCGCCTCGATCGACCCGGGGGGCGACTGA
- a CDS encoding biotin carboxylase N-terminal domain-containing protein, translated as MGYYRKLFIANRGEIACRAIRPARELGIPVVVGYSDCDALSLHVKLADEAVWLGPSPATKSYLDIEAVLRAAIDSGCDAIFPGYGFLAENPDFADAVEREGLVFIGPSSRVMRILGDKIAARKALAASGVPVTPAIEDVEDAEQVIKFGDRVGWPLIVKASAGGGGKGMQKLTSPYEVEEGLAAARSVAEKAFGAGTIFVEKFIEGGRHIEFQFLADRYGNVIHLGERECSIQRRHQKLVEEAPSSLLTPEVRAKMGAVVVKAMKDIGYETAGTLEFLVDKGGKFYALEVNTRIQVEHTVTEMITGFDIIRKMYKIAAGDRLSLRQENVQPRGHAIQCRINAEDPKNGFAPSFGRITFLRQISGPFIRTESGIYQGWEVPSFYDSLLAKICAIGKDRGTSIERMRRALREYDIWGVRTTIPLLRRIMDQPDFIAGKIHTGFIDENIAGLTEYEEVEEEIYKAARFVAEVSGLGRNVHSG; from the coding sequence GTGGGCTACTACCGCAAGCTCTTCATCGCCAACCGGGGGGAGATCGCCTGCCGGGCGATCCGTCCGGCGCGGGAGCTGGGGATCCCCGTGGTAGTGGGATACTCCGATTGCGACGCCCTCTCCCTGCACGTGAAGCTCGCCGACGAGGCGGTCTGGCTCGGTCCCTCCCCCGCGACGAAGAGCTACCTCGACATCGAGGCGGTGCTGCGCGCGGCGATCGATTCCGGCTGCGACGCCATCTTCCCGGGCTACGGATTCCTCGCGGAGAACCCCGACTTCGCGGACGCGGTGGAGCGGGAGGGGCTCGTCTTCATCGGACCTTCCTCCCGCGTGATGCGGATCCTCGGCGACAAGATCGCGGCGCGCAAGGCGCTCGCCGCCTCCGGCGTCCCGGTCACTCCCGCCATAGAGGACGTCGAGGACGCCGAACAGGTGATCAAGTTCGGCGACCGGGTCGGTTGGCCGCTCATCGTCAAGGCGTCCGCCGGCGGGGGCGGGAAGGGGATGCAGAAACTCACCTCCCCGTACGAGGTCGAGGAGGGGCTGGCCGCCGCGCGCTCCGTGGCCGAGAAGGCGTTCGGCGCGGGGACCATCTTCGTCGAAAAGTTCATCGAGGGCGGCCGCCACATCGAGTTCCAGTTCCTGGCGGACCGGTACGGGAACGTCATCCACCTGGGCGAGCGGGAATGCTCCATCCAGCGGCGTCACCAGAAGCTGGTGGAGGAGGCGCCCAGCTCCCTGCTGACCCCCGAGGTCCGGGCGAAGATGGGGGCGGTGGTCGTCAAGGCGATGAAGGACATCGGCTACGAGACGGCCGGGACGCTCGAGTTCCTCGTCGACAAGGGCGGCAAGTTCTACGCCCTCGAGGTGAACACGCGGATCCAGGTGGAGCACACCGTCACCGAGATGATCACCGGGTTCGACATCATCCGGAAGATGTACAAGATCGCCGCGGGAGACCGCCTGTCGCTGCGCCAGGAAAACGTCCAGCCCCGCGGCCACGCGATCCAGTGCCGCATCAACGCGGAGGATCCGAAGAACGGCTTCGCCCCCTCCTTCGGACGGATCACCTTCCTTCGGCAGATCAGCGGCCCCTTCATCCGCACGGAGTCGGGGATCTACCAGGGATGGGAAGTCCCCTCGTTCTACGACTCGCTGCTCGCGAAGATCTGCGCCATCGGGAAGGACCGGGGGACGTCGATCGAGCGGATGCGGCGCGCCCTGCGGGAGTACGACATCTGGGGCGTCCGGACGACGATCCCGCTGCTGCGCAGGATCATGGACCAGCCCGACTTCATCGCCGGGAAGATCCACACCGGGTTCATCGACGAGAACATCGCCGGGCTCACCGAATACGAAGAGGTCGAGGAGGAGATCTACAAGGCGGCCCGATTCGTCGCCGAGGTCTCCGGTCTCGGCCGCAACGTCCACAGCGGGTGA
- a CDS encoding phosphoribosylaminoimidazolesuccinocarboxamide synthase, whose protein sequence is MVETSLSGLKLLGRGKVRDIYEVDGKLLLVASDRLSAFDVVMPDGIPGKGKVLNQISAFWFRMLSDIVPNHMISIDVDTFPPAARAHAETLRGRAMLCRKAKPFPIECVVRGYLSGSGWAEYREKGEVCGISLPKGMRESDRLPEPIFTPATKEEKGHHDENITFDRMVKIVGKETAEKVRSIVVALYVKAAAYAKGKGILIADTKFELGTADGELILIDEALTPDSSRFWPAAGYEPGGPQKSFDKQFVRDYLLTLPWNKTAPGPRLPADVIERTALKYREALTILTGKDIG, encoded by the coding sequence GTGGTCGAGACGAGTCTTTCCGGGTTGAAACTGCTGGGCCGCGGGAAGGTCCGCGATATCTACGAGGTCGACGGGAAACTTCTGCTGGTGGCATCGGACCGGCTCTCCGCGTTCGACGTGGTGATGCCGGACGGGATTCCGGGAAAGGGAAAGGTGCTGAACCAGATTTCGGCGTTCTGGTTCCGCATGCTTTCCGACATCGTCCCGAACCACATGATCTCCATCGACGTGGACACCTTCCCGCCGGCGGCCCGCGCGCACGCGGAGACGCTGCGGGGCCGGGCGATGCTGTGCCGGAAGGCGAAGCCGTTCCCGATCGAATGCGTCGTCCGGGGGTACCTCTCCGGATCGGGGTGGGCGGAGTACCGGGAGAAGGGCGAGGTGTGCGGCATTTCCCTGCCGAAGGGGATGCGCGAGTCGGACCGCCTCCCGGAGCCGATCTTCACCCCCGCCACCAAGGAGGAGAAGGGCCACCACGACGAGAACATCACCTTCGACCGGATGGTGAAGATCGTGGGGAAGGAGACCGCGGAGAAGGTGCGATCGATCGTCGTCGCCCTCTACGTCAAGGCGGCCGCGTACGCCAAGGGAAAGGGGATCCTCATCGCCGACACGAAGTTCGAGCTGGGAACGGCGGACGGGGAGCTGATCCTGATCGACGAGGCGCTCACCCCCGACTCCTCCCGGTTCTGGCCCGCCGCCGGCTACGAGCCCGGGGGTCCGCAGAAGAGCTTCGACAAGCAGTTCGTTCGCGACTACCTGCTGACGCTTCCGTGGAACAAGACGGCTCCCGGCCCTCGCCTTCCCGCGGACGTGATCGAGAGGACCGCGCTCAAGTATCGGGAGGCGCTCACGATCCTCACCGGCAAAGACATCGGGTAA
- a CDS encoding ABC transporter ATP-binding protein, whose translation MTHGQDAFFLDDHAGARGIDRHLLGRLLRYVLPHRRLLAAALAALLCGTAFQLAGPYIIKIVIDRHVMTGRLPGMGEWILLYLATLVGAMGFLYLQMYAVSILGQRVILALRREMFARMQRLPVAFFDRTPTGRLMTRVTSDVEALQELISSGLVSTIGDAAVLAGTAAILLWMDARLALVTFAVLPLLVLFVELLKKRIREANREIRRKLARMNAFLQEHVTGVTVVKAFGKERKSERRFDVLNGEYAAEGVRLTNLYSLYFPGVEMLASIAVALLLWRGGVGLLSGAITFGTLVAFLEYARRFYEPIKDMSDKYNILQSALASSERIFRLLDEEISPEYAEARPGTAPAAPPPSPRTEGPAAVPAIEFRDVWFSYPRPEGGGPHGPQEGPAVLRGVSFTLEEGQTGAIVGATGAGKTTILSLLCRFYEIRRGRILFFGRDIRGIPREELRGSLALVLQDPFLFSGTVRENVAAGGEAVGAALSAIGVDRFAQEWGEGLATDVGERGVRLSTGQRQMVSFARALAREPRVLLLDEATSSVDPVTEGRIQEALGGILPGRTALVVAHRLSTVLSSDRIIVIHKGKVRETGTHRELLAAGGIYQRLYALQFTEGG comes from the coding sequence GTGACGCACGGTCAGGACGCCTTCTTCCTCGACGACCACGCGGGGGCCCGGGGGATCGACCGGCATCTCCTCGGCCGTCTCCTGCGATACGTCCTGCCCCACCGGCGCCTCCTCGCGGCGGCGCTGGCGGCGCTTCTCTGCGGCACCGCCTTCCAGCTCGCGGGGCCGTACATCATCAAGATCGTGATCGACCGCCACGTGATGACCGGGCGGCTTCCCGGGATGGGGGAGTGGATCCTCCTGTATCTCGCGACCCTCGTCGGCGCGATGGGGTTCCTCTACCTGCAGATGTATGCCGTATCGATCCTCGGCCAGCGGGTCATCCTCGCCCTGCGCCGGGAGATGTTCGCGCGGATGCAGCGGCTCCCGGTGGCGTTCTTCGACCGCACGCCGACCGGACGCCTCATGACGCGCGTCACCTCGGACGTCGAGGCGCTCCAGGAACTCATCTCCTCGGGACTCGTGTCGACGATCGGCGACGCCGCCGTGCTGGCGGGCACGGCCGCGATCCTGCTCTGGATGGACGCGCGGCTGGCCCTCGTCACCTTCGCCGTCCTCCCTCTCCTCGTCCTGTTCGTCGAGCTGCTGAAGAAACGGATCCGCGAGGCGAACCGGGAGATCCGGCGGAAGCTCGCCCGGATGAACGCCTTCCTGCAGGAGCACGTCACGGGGGTGACGGTGGTGAAGGCGTTCGGGAAGGAGCGGAAGTCGGAGCGCCGGTTCGACGTCCTGAACGGGGAGTACGCAGCGGAGGGAGTGCGGCTCACCAACCTCTACTCCCTGTACTTCCCGGGCGTGGAGATGCTCGCCTCGATCGCGGTGGCGCTGCTGCTGTGGCGGGGCGGCGTCGGCCTGCTGTCGGGCGCGATCACCTTCGGGACGCTCGTCGCCTTCCTCGAATACGCCCGCAGGTTCTACGAGCCGATCAAGGACATGAGCGACAAGTACAACATCCTGCAGTCCGCGCTGGCCTCCTCCGAGCGGATCTTCCGCCTCCTCGATGAGGAGATCTCCCCCGAATATGCGGAAGCCCGGCCCGGGACCGCTCCCGCTGCCCCGCCGCCGTCCCCGCGCACCGAAGGGCCCGCCGCCGTCCCCGCGATCGAGTTCCGGGACGTCTGGTTCTCCTACCCGAGGCCCGAGGGGGGAGGGCCCCACGGGCCGCAGGAAGGACCGGCGGTCCTGCGCGGGGTCTCCTTCACCCTCGAGGAGGGGCAGACCGGGGCGATCGTCGGGGCGACGGGGGCGGGAAAGACGACGATCCTCTCCCTGCTGTGCCGCTTCTACGAGATCCGCCGCGGCAGGATCCTCTTCTTCGGGCGGGACATCCGCGGGATCCCGCGGGAGGAGCTGCGCGGGTCGCTCGCGCTGGTCCTCCAGGACCCGTTCCTCTTCTCCGGGACGGTGCGGGAGAACGTCGCGGCCGGGGGCGAGGCGGTCGGGGCCGCGCTGTCGGCCATCGGTGTGGACCGGTTCGCGCAGGAGTGGGGGGAGGGGCTGGCCACGGACGTGGGGGAGCGGGGGGTCCGGCTGTCGACCGGGCAGCGCCAGATGGTGTCGTTCGCCCGGGCGCTGGCCCGCGAGCCGCGCGTCCTGCTCCTGGACGAGGCCACGTCGAGCGTCGACCCCGTGACGGAGGGCCGGATCCAGGAGGCTCTCGGGGGGATCCTCCCCGGCCGGACCGCCCTCGTCGTCGCCCACCGGCTTTCGACCGTCCTGTCCTCCGACCGGATCATCGTGATCCACAAGGGGAAGGTGCGGGAGACGGGGACCCACCGCGAACTCCTGGCCGCGGGGGGGATCTACCAACGGCTGTACGCGCTCCAGTTCACGGAGGGCGGCTGA
- a CDS encoding ABC transporter ATP-binding protein has protein sequence MHRRTYVLCVLGLLVSSVFGLLVPWMTRGAVDAVFTARGGGPPAEGLLLHAVGLMVLFSILHAFFRFLSRRSLFVAARDVEREVRRRLFSHVIRLPMRFFHATPTGDVMSRLTNDLSAVWLFLGPGLLTLVGTCISWLLAVAFMLRISPTLTGVSLLIAPAVVYLSREYGRAFHRRHRRVQESLASMNAALQENVSGIRLVKAFTLEAREEERFSGECERYYRHNLAVTRTSAAFHGAIGLLAGVGVALVLLLGGRAVARGTLTLGGFVAFNAYLAMLSFPTMAMGWVINLFQRGSSAMGRINEFLRLPVETPEGGTEPAEGGTRPDREAPGDGIVGPPILEVRGLAFSHGGAGRGEALRGVSFSVRKGEVLGLVGPTGGGKSTLFSLISGLYPARPGTVFLEGIDASTLPLTALRSRFAPVSQDPFLFSDSVLENVCFGLDRSDPEAARKAAGLACFLAEVEEMQEGFDTVVGERGISLSGGQKQRATIARALCAGAPFLLLDDALSAVDVETEREIFEGILAEKGERTVLFSTHRMASLSRCDRILVLADGRIVEEGTHDDLLSLRGAYFDLYSRQMLARELEESS, from the coding sequence ATGCACCGGAGGACTTACGTCCTGTGCGTCCTCGGCCTCCTCGTCTCCAGCGTATTCGGCCTGCTCGTTCCCTGGATGACGCGGGGGGCGGTGGACGCCGTCTTCACCGCGCGGGGAGGCGGCCCGCCGGCCGAAGGCCTCCTCCTACACGCCGTCGGGCTGATGGTCCTCTTCTCCATCCTGCACGCCTTCTTCCGGTTCCTGTCCCGCCGGTCCCTGTTCGTGGCCGCGCGCGACGTGGAACGGGAGGTGCGGCGGCGCCTCTTCTCCCACGTGATCCGCCTGCCGATGCGGTTCTTCCACGCGACGCCGACGGGGGACGTGATGTCGCGCCTGACGAACGACCTTTCCGCCGTGTGGCTCTTCCTCGGCCCCGGCCTGCTGACCCTCGTCGGGACGTGCATCTCCTGGCTGCTCGCGGTCGCCTTCATGCTCCGCATCAGCCCGACGCTTACCGGCGTGTCGCTGCTCATCGCCCCCGCCGTGGTGTACCTTTCCCGGGAGTACGGGCGCGCCTTCCACCGGCGGCACCGGAGGGTCCAGGAGTCGCTCGCCTCGATGAACGCCGCGCTGCAGGAGAACGTTTCCGGGATCCGCCTGGTGAAGGCGTTCACCCTCGAAGCGAGGGAGGAGGAGCGGTTCTCCGGGGAGTGCGAGCGGTATTATCGCCACAACCTGGCCGTCACGCGGACCTCCGCGGCGTTTCACGGGGCGATCGGCCTGCTCGCCGGCGTCGGCGTGGCCCTCGTCCTGCTCCTCGGGGGACGGGCCGTCGCCCGGGGAACCCTCACCCTCGGGGGGTTCGTCGCCTTCAACGCGTACCTCGCGATGCTCTCCTTCCCGACGATGGCGATGGGGTGGGTGATCAACCTTTTCCAGCGGGGGAGCTCCGCCATGGGGCGAATCAACGAGTTCCTGCGGCTGCCCGTGGAAACCCCCGAAGGCGGGACGGAGCCCGCGGAGGGGGGGACGCGCCCGGACCGGGAGGCGCCGGGGGACGGGATCGTGGGCCCGCCGATCCTCGAGGTCCGCGGACTCGCCTTCTCCCATGGAGGCGCCGGAAGGGGAGAGGCGCTCCGGGGCGTATCCTTCTCCGTGCGGAAGGGGGAGGTGCTCGGGCTGGTGGGGCCCACAGGCGGCGGAAAGAGCACGCTCTTCTCCCTGATCTCCGGGCTCTACCCCGCCCGTCCCGGGACGGTCTTCCTCGAAGGGATCGACGCATCGACGCTCCCCCTCACCGCGCTTCGCAGCCGTTTCGCCCCGGTCTCCCAGGACCCGTTCCTCTTCTCCGATTCCGTGCTCGAGAACGTATGCTTCGGCCTGGACCGATCCGACCCGGAAGCGGCGAGGAAGGCGGCCGGCCTCGCGTGCTTCCTCGCCGAGGTCGAGGAGATGCAGGAAGGGTTCGACACCGTCGTGGGGGAGCGCGGGATCTCGCTCTCGGGAGGGCAGAAGCAGCGGGCCACCATCGCGCGGGCCCTGTGCGCCGGGGCGCCGTTCCTCCTCCTGGACGACGCCCTCTCCGCCGTCGACGTCGAGACGGAGCGGGAGATCTTCGAGGGAATCCTCGCGGAAAAGGGGGAGCGGACGGTCCTGTTCAGCACGCACCGGATGGCCTCCCTTTCCCGGTGCGACCGGATCCTCGTGCTGGCGGACGGCCGGATCGTCGAGGAGGGGACGCACGACGACCTTCTCTCCCTGCGCGGCGCTTACTTCGACCTGTACTCCCGCCAGATGCTCGCCCGGGAGCTGGAGGAATCGTCGTGA
- a CDS encoding site-2 protease family protein, whose amino-acid sequence MRPADLLLGLMFNVPLLSILGVHEMGHYTAARRHRVRVSPPYFIPFLPIPPLPGTMGALIRLKSPFPDRNALMDIGAAGPLAGAAVAIPVLIAGLVLSEVRRSTGAVGVSLGESLLFKILSRIVLGEIPAGYDVILHPVAYAGWLGMYITMLNLIPAGQLDGGHVAFALFGERFSEVARLIPYALLLMGIAGNGWFVWAALLFVMGTGHPRPMADEVPLTRMRRAFGAASGLLFLLCFTLDPFPIGR is encoded by the coding sequence GTGCGTCCCGCGGACCTCCTCCTCGGTCTCATGTTCAACGTCCCGTTGCTGTCGATCCTCGGGGTTCACGAGATGGGGCACTACACGGCGGCGCGCCGCCACCGCGTCCGGGTGTCCCCGCCGTATTTCATCCCGTTCCTCCCGATCCCGCCGCTGCCCGGTACGATGGGGGCGCTCATCCGGTTGAAATCCCCGTTCCCGGACCGGAACGCCCTGATGGACATCGGCGCCGCAGGTCCGCTGGCCGGGGCGGCGGTGGCGATTCCCGTGCTGATCGCCGGGCTCGTCTTGTCGGAGGTCCGGCGGTCGACGGGTGCCGTCGGGGTGTCGCTGGGGGAATCCCTGCTGTTCAAGATTCTCTCGCGGATCGTTCTCGGGGAGATCCCGGCGGGGTACGACGTGATCCTCCACCCCGTGGCGTACGCCGGCTGGCTCGGGATGTACATCACCATGCTGAACCTCATCCCCGCCGGCCAGCTCGACGGCGGTCACGTAGCCTTCGCCCTGTTCGGGGAGCGATTCTCGGAGGTCGCCCGACTCATCCCCTACGCGCTTCTCCTGATGGGAATTGCGGGGAACGGATGGTTCGTCTGGGCGGCGCTCCTGTTCGTCATGGGAACGGGGCACCCGCGGCCGATGGCCGACGAGGTCCCGCTCACCCGGATGCGGCGCGCGTTCGGCGCGGCGTCCGGCCTCCTGTTCCTCCTCTGCTTCACCCTCGATCCGTTCCCGATCGGGAGGTGA